TGTCGGTCGACAGTGTGATTCCATGACGATGCTGTTCGTACTTCGACGCCGCTCCATTCGATCATCATCTGACGGCTATTAAACCACCCAAACGATGCCGTATCGATCGGCGTTCTTCTCAACCTGAATCGGTGATTCGTGTATGGTTTGCAAGCCGTTCTCGTTGATCGACCATCGTCGTGGTTGCTGTATCGGTGAAAAATCATCTTTTTCGAATGATCGTTCTCAATTATTGTCATAGTTCCTGCCTCAACGCTGTCCAATGGGATGGACTTATCTTCCAGTCTGGTTGATCGGTGTTGCTACATACATTCATTTCAAACATCTTTGTTATCACATTGGTCGAATGATGGTTTACTGTTGGACGTTTGTCGCTGGCCGTTGTAGTTCATGTAGAACGGTACGTTGAGTGTTATTACGGCGGATATCCTCAGATCTAACGCTCTACAGACTGATTGCTGATATGATCTTTTACTGTCCTAATCACTCACCATACTACCTATGAACAGTCTCTATATACTTATATGTCGTCCATTGTTTACCTCTCATTGGTTTTATTCATTTACAATAATTCCTATTATTCCCAAACGTTTTCATAGCTATGAGTAATTAAGCATAGCTATGCAAGATCAATTTGAAATCAAAATAGAAGAGAAGTTATCCGAACTTCTAGCCATCACAGATGAAAGTAATGCTGAAATTGCGAATGAAGTAGGTGTTTCGTCGTCATCGATCACACAGTATCGGAAAGGTGAGACACGTCCCAGTTTGGAGAAGCTCGTTGCACTCGCCACGGCGTTGGACGTGAGTCTCGATTATCTCGTACTCGGTGAAGACGAGGAGGGTGACCAGATGGACCCCGATCCAGTCGTACGGTATATGGATCAATCCTTACAGGACGTGCAGGTTCGAACGGCTCAGCATACGGCTCTCGTGGCCCACGTGGGTCGTCGGCTCTCGCAGATGCTGGATACGGAGATCGAGCAGTATCTCGAAGAGAATCCAAGCCGACGCCTGTACGCGGGAATCATCGCAGACACCGAGTTGACATCCCTCGAACGGCACAGCCAAACGACGCGGCTGATGCTCCAGACGCTGCATTACAATCTTCAGGACGACTGCCCGAAGACACCGGGTAGCTTCTTTAAAACTGTTGCTAATAACCTGAGTCAAGGACGAGAGTATCAGTATCTGCTCGCGGATACCCCCACGACGGATTGGCCATCGCAGATCGAACAGTTCCGTCGGCTCCTCATCGAACAAACCAACAGCGAGGGCATTGTCCGATCTAACTGTAGCTTTCGTGTAACGGACTCTCCGCTGTTTACTGGCTGCGGTATGTACGACCTTGCAGAGGACGATCTCGAAAGCGAAGACCCGGTGTTGTATGATTTTCTCACCGAACAAGATTACTTGTACGCAGACGGCCGTGTCGGATATGTTATCTCTCCATCACTCGATGTACAGGGGGTCACGATCATGGACAACGACCATCTTACGAACGCGATGCAGTCGTTTGAGACCCTCTGGGAGGAGGCGGATCCGATTTAAGGAGAAGCGGCAACTGAGTCGGCGTCGGCAGCGTCCTGGGTGACGACATCGAGGAACGTCAGCGTGGCGTCCGGACATGTTTCACAGATCAGGTCGTAAGCGCGCCGACACACCGCCCGGTTGTCTTCCTCGGAGGTCTCTTCGTTGCCCAGCGATAGCAGTAGCGCCTGTTCGGTCGCTTCAGTAACCCGGTATGCGCCTGCATCCCGATCGACTGGACCGAGGATCCCGAGTATCTGTCCGTCGACCTCGTGAAGCACGTCGCCAGCGGTGGCCTGTACCGGCTTTTCGTGGAAGATCGGAAGGATGCGCTCGCCGCCACTGGCCCGGTGGACGTACACGTCCCCCGACAGCGCCGTCACGTCGTGCATTCCCAGTCCCATCCCCCGCTCGGCGCTAGCGATATTGTACGCATCGACCACGTTGTTGTGACGGTTCAACCCTTGCTCTTCTATGAGTCGTATGAGCTGTTCGCCGGCTGGCTCCTGTCCCGGATGTCCGACCGCTTCGAAAACATCATGGTATGAAGTAACTTCTTTTCTGCTAAGTATTTCCTCCGATTTCGTGTCTATTTTTCTTTCAAGTTCTGTAACATGTTCGTCGAGCTTGGTCGCCTCAGACCGGACATCAAGCCCATTGATGAGGCATCCGACCGGATTTTTGATCCCTATTTGTCGAACGTCTTCTGTGACAACAATTCGATCCATCGTTTCGATCTCTCTGTTTGATTTACTATCAATTATATATTTTGGTAGGTTACTAGATAATACTTATCTTTATTTACTCACTTCGTTATTATAGTAAAATTACCATATCCAAAACCCATAGCTACCCTGTGCTGGAAGTTGTCTCACACACTAGGATTCCGCCTACTATCGGCGTCAGTCCCGGCTTTCACTGTCGTGTTCCGATGCTCGTTCGACGTTCCAACGGCACGCCCACCGGTTCCCGGTCGAAGCTGAGTTTCCGATGTGGGTGGCGGCTCCTCCAGTGTATCATCCATGGGGGAGTTCTTGATGAAAATGGGTCGGCGGACGATCTCGTGGCCGTCTGCCTGTGGGAGTCGTCGATCGAGTTCGTCTTCAGTGAGGTGATGCGCTCTCCCTTTGCGACGGTTCCGGCTCACCACTCCAGTTTCTCATTCCATCCTACACCGCTTGCCGGTGCTATATCCATGGGGCGTCCGGTTCGGATGGTCGTTCCGGTTCGGTTTCCGCGTCTGGTTTCGATCCGGTTCCGGGATCGGGTCCTCTGCCGTCCGGCGTTTCGGTGTTTTCATCGATGTCGTTCTTGATGGGCTGGATCACTTCCTGCTCTGCGTTCGGATCGAGAGAGAACAGCGCTGTAACGCCCAATACTGCCAGTGCAAGCGGGATCTGATCGGAGATAACGCCCAACACTGACAACGAGAGCACCCCGAGAGCGACTGCGCTACCGAAGCGGAAGTAGTCGAGTGAGACGTGTTTACGCAGGGTGTTACCGGCAAGCGCCACTCCAAGCGTGAACCCGACGCCGACGACGGCTGCCGCGACACTCCGAGCGATCAACATGGTATCGGTCGTGAACATCAGCTCGGCGTTTCCGGGATCGAGGCTTGCGAGCAGTCCAAGGCCGATGATGACGCCCGGACTCGGGAGGTATTCTCCGACGGTGGCGCTGGCTGTTTTCGCGGCGATAGCGAGGATTACCAGTGCTGCAAACCGCTCGAACGTTTTGAGAACGAGCAGTGATTTGATCGTTGGCGCGAGTGCGGCTTCGACGGCTGCGAGGATGATGATGCCCGTTCCGACCAGCAGAATCGACGTAACCTGTTCGCGGCGCGTTCCATCCATCTCGGCGAGTACGACCGACAGCGTCGCACTGCCTCCGAACACGAGCAGTCCGACCTCGAGAATACCCGGTATCGTGTTGACTGCGCCAGCGATGACGAGGGCAGGAAAGATCCCGTCTACGAGCGGCAACGCCAGAACGGTCGTCAACAGCCTCGTACCGGGCCCCACGTGGCGTTCTAAACGAAGCGCGATCGGATGACGTGACGTACTCATTTATTAGATTCGGTAGCCGTGACCACTGGCCAGGGCGTGTCCGTCACGATACCGGGGGCGCAAGCGAGCCGTCGCGTTGGAGAACGCGTCGAATCGCACTGTATCGGATCGTGTCCCTGTTGGATCGATAAACATCCCTGTCGCAAATCGGAACATACTGAATCCAGAACAATCGTTTCCGATGCAATCTGCGATGGGACGTTTAGCGTCCATAGGCGTAATAATTGCCGTTTGTATCATAAACGTTGTGTGAGACGCGGACCCATTCAACACGCATTTCGATCAGACTCGTCTATTTGTGTTGTAATTCACCCTATTTCAATCGTTTCTGTCTACACGTACAGAAATATCTGTGAATATAGTCGTTCGTGATCTCGAAATCGTGTGTACGACTCCCAAATCGTATATCGCAGGGGAACAAGCGACGAGCATGGACGTAACGATCTCACGCTCTTCGGTGTCGGGCCGCGTTCGTGCACCGCCGTCGAAGAGCTACACCCACCGGGCGATTCTCGCATCGGGATATGCCGACAGTGCAACGGTCCGTCGACCACTCATGAGTGCTGATACACGGGCGACGATGCGAGCCGTTGAGCAGTACGGTGGTGCCGTGGACGTCACCGACGAGTCGGTAACCATCACCGGTTTCGACGGTCGTCCGGCCGTTCCAACAGACGTCATCGACTGTGGCAACAGCGGAACGACGACGCGATTAATCACGGCAACGGCGGCGCTGGCTGACGGAATGACGGTCATCACCGGCGATCGGTCGCTCCGCTCCCGGCCGCAGGGACCGCTGCTCGATGCGATCGACCAGCTCGGTGGGCGTGCTGAAAGTACCCGTAGCAACGGCCAAGCGCCGCTGGTGATCCGTGGCCCGATCAACGGCGACGTCGTTTCGATTCCGGGGGACGTATCCTCCCAGTACGTTACTGCGTTGCTGATGGCTGGTGCGGTGACCGCCGAGGGCATCACGATCGATCTTGAAACCGAGCTCAAATCCGCCCCCTACGTCACCATCACGCAGGAACTGCTCGCAGCGTTCGGTGTCGACACCGACCGAACCGAAACGGGCTTTTCGGTACCGGGTGGACAGGCTTACCGACCGGAAGACGGTGAGTACACCGTTCCGGGAGATTTCTCCTCTGCGTCATACCTCCTCGCAGCGGGAGCAGTGGCCGCTGATGGGTCGTTCGTCGTGGAGGGTCTGGTTCCGAGTGCGCAAGGCGACGTGGCCATCGTGGAGATCCTCGAACGGATGGGTACAGACATCAACTGGGATCGGACAGAGGGACGTATCAGCGTCTCCCGGTCGGCGCTTTCCGGCGTTACGGTCGACGTGGGCGACACGCCCGATCTCCTTCCGACAGTCGCAGTTCTCGGCGCGGCCGCGACGGGTGAGACACAGATCGTGAACTGTGAACACGTCCGGTATAAGGAAACTGATCGCGTGGCGGCCATGGCGAGCGAATTGGAGAAACTGGGCGTCCGCGTCACTGAGGAACACGATGCGCTCACCATCCACGGCGGTGACTCGACGCTTCGAGGGGCACGCGTCGCTGGCTACGACGACCACCGCATCATCATGGCGCTGTCGATCGCAGGACTGTTCGCAGAGGGCGAGACGACGATCGAGGGCGCAGAACACGTCGACGTTTCGTTCCCCGATTTCTTCGACGTGCTCGATGGAGTCGGTGTGGACGTTCGTCGGTGATCGGGCTGACGGACGCCACGGTTATTTTGCAGCCACCCGATCGACGTGACGTGACCGACGAACACCTTCCGACGGCGAGAAACGTTCACCACATTGGGCTGACCGTTCCGGATCTGGATGAGGCTCTGGCGTTTTTCGTGGATGCGCTCGGCTGTGAGGAGCTGTATCGAAAGGGACCGTTCGGCGATCCCGATGGAGATTCGCTGGAGCGACGGTTGGATGTCCATCCCGACGCTACAGCTTCGCTGGCGATGGTGCGCTGTGGACCGACGATGAACCTCGAACTGTTCGAGTGGGACGCGCCCGACCAGAACGAGACGCCCACGAACAACGCCGATGTCGGTGCGATGCATCTCGCGCTACAGGTCGGGGATATCGACGCAGCCGTCTCTGCGCTGGCTGATCGTCCCGACGTTACGGTGCTCGATGGCCCACACACCAACGAGGACGGCCCAACAGCAGGGCTGACCTACGTTTACTGCCGGGTAGAGTGGGGACTGTACCTCGAACTGCTCGAAGCGCCCGAATCGATGCCCTACACCGAAGCGACTGATGGCCGACTGTACGGTCCTGCACCGGCGTGGACGCACCGCCCCGAGCGGTTCGAATGAGTCGACACCGGCCCCGTCTATTCATCCGAACGAGCAACTGGTACCGTTCGCCGCTACTGGACTGACTGCAAGCCGGGACTGACCGGGAAGGATAGGGACTTCAGGTGAGCCGATCGATGAGATCACTTCCCTCGACGTAGACGAGGTCGTGGTGTCGTGCGTACGCCCGCGCACTGGCTGGCGAGCGTTCGGTACCGGTATCGTCGTCGAGCATTTCACAGACGACGACTGCGGGAGGCTGTCCTGCGGCTTGGGCCAGTGCAACCCCGAATTCAGTGTGTCCTTGTCTGTCAGACAGCAACTCCGGCGCGGCACGGAGCAGATGAACGTGGCCCGGTGCGTGGAACTGGTGGGCAAAATCGAACGACTCGGGCGATTCGGTGGCTGCCGCGAGCTGGGTAATCGTCAGCGATCGGTCGGCGTCGGTGATCCCGGTGTACGTATCGCGGTGGTTCACCGTGAGCGAGAACGAGGACCGATCGTCGTACTCCAGCTCCGGATCCGTTCCCACGGGATGGTCGATGATATCCTGCGCGAACGGCAGACCGAACGTCTCACAAACTGCATCGGAGAGCGCAACGCACACCAGTCCTCCCGCATCGTTGCGCATTCGAGCGACTGCGCTCGGTGTGACTGCCCCTGCTGGATACACGAGATCTGTCTCACCCTCTCGATCAGCCGCATCGTGGATCAACACCGGCTCACCACGGCCGAACGCGTTCACAACGTCCTCGACAGCGTGGTGTGTATCTGGTTCACTTTTCGACATACGTGGTGAGTGTGTCGCCGTCGTCTATCGACAGTACGTCGCGTAGTTTGTCAGGGGCGATGACTTCGAGCTGGTCGTCAGCGTGGTGTGTCCGTTCCGGCGCGATGACGTGGGCCGACTCGTACATCTGACCGTCAGCTTCGACGCTCGCAGACCAACAGAACGCCGGTCCGTACGTCCGATCGTCGTTTTCCCAGCCTTCGATTCGGATCGGCTCGATCGACTCCACCCCCGCTCGGGTGTGAACGCTTTCTTCGTTCAGTTCGACGTTTAGCGTCCCTGCAAACGGCGTGTACCCGAGCTTCGATTCGAACTGACGCATGTATCCGGGCAGTGAGATGTAGTGGCTTCCTTCGCCCATTCCTCCCGTTACCGTTCCCGTGAGTTCGATCTCTTGGCCGTGTTCGAACAGCCGGCGGTAGTCGGCGTACTCTCCTCGCAGCACGCGCTCGCCTGCTTCGGTCGTCTCCACCACCTGTCCATCGGAAACGATCCGTCGCTCGATCAACGTCGCGTCTTCGAGCCGTTGGAGCCGGCGCGACACCGTCTGGGTCGATACCCCGAGCCGGTCGCCAAGCTCTGAACACGTCACCCGTGCACGACCGGCCAACGCACCATCGAGTGCGAGCAGCTTCAACACCTCCCGTTCGTCTGCCCCCGCTGCTACTCCAGTCGATTCTGCCATGTCTCACCGTCCGTAGCCATCGCTGATAAGCGTACCGAATATGGTATGCGTCTCATATTTGGAACGGAGCGTGCGTTGTGATGCGTTGTTAGCCGGTGCGTCGTGAGTTCGATGGTCCTTACAGGGTCACGTTGTACAGTTCGTCGCCGACGTGGTGTAGCGAATCGACGACTTTGCCGCTGTCGCCCTGTAGTTCAGTGCCCTCGACCCGTGATCGGCCGATAGCGAGGGCTTTGCCGTGAGACTGTTCGGTGATGACGACGAGATCCCCGGCGTCGATCGTCGTGTCGGCGTCGGCGATACCGGGACGCATCACGTCTGCTCCGTCCGAGACGAACGAGACTGCGCCGGCGTCGACGGTCACGACGCGCCGTTGTGGTGGGTAGGCGTTGGCACCACGAACGGTGAGAAACGGTTCGGAGCCATTCGCGCCGAAGTAGGTGATGAGCGGATCGTCGTTGACGAGCACCAGCTCCGTCTCGCTGTCAGTGAATTCGACGTGTTCGAACGTTTCTCCCTCGATATCGACGCCGAGCGAGTCGGCGAGGTTCGTTTCGATGCGCTCGATCGCATCACTCCGGAGATGATGGCGTGATTTGACCTCCATATACGGCTGTTACGGCATGAGACCTTTACGTTTAGCTTACTGGGCAGCTGACGGTCGTCGGAGGTGTCGAGCTACTGCTTTCGGATGAGGGTGGCGAGTGCGTCGTAAAACCCCGGTTCGTATTTCGACCGCTCGTCGATCGTTGGCCGAGCGTTGGTTTCGGTGACGTAGGGGTGGCCGTCGCTCACGAGCAGATCCACACCGAGATACGGGATGTTGAGCGCGCTTGCCGTTCGTTCCGCGATGTGGCGGTACTCCTCCGGCAGTTCAATCCCTTCTGCTCGCGCGCCTTGGTGGACGTTGTGTTTCCACCGGTTCTGATCGGGATGGCGGCGTTCGACCGCGCCCGCGTATTCGCCGTCGATGACCATCGCTCGGTAGTCCCGAGCCTCGGGCAGGTACTCCTGTACGAGAAACGACTTGTCGGCCGTAGTGCGGTGTTCGTGGAGGAGATCAAGGTAGTCCACGACGCCGAGAAACGCATCGAGATCAGTGGCTGTCGTGACACCTGCGCCGCGAGTGGCTGAGTTCGGTTTTATCACAATGGGCGGATCGAACCGATCGAACACCGACGCTAGTGTCGACCGGTCGACCGGATTCGACACCGCTACTGTCTTCGGTGTCGGGATCCCTGCTTGCTGGAGGCGTGCGATGGTTTCAGCTTTGTGTCTGGATCGAAGCATCGCCTCTCGATCGTTAACCCACGGCACTCCGAGGAAGGCATCCACGACGCCGCCCTCCGGCAGACGAGTCGGATACACGAGCCCGACATCGAACGATCCGAACGGTGTCGAACTCGGATCTAGCACCCGTTCATCAGCCTGTACGTGATCGACAGCGATTTCCCGCTCGGCCAGTGGCTCGCGGATGCGTTCGTACGTCTGGGCGTTGGTCGTGACCGCGAGGCGGAGCATACCGTATCCCAGCGATGCACCGAGGAAAATCCTGTGTCCGATGAATGTGCGGTCTCAGATCCGATCCAACAGCTGTCGTTTTTTCTCGTTGAACTCCTCATCGGAGAGCACGCCTTCGTCGTGGAGTTCCTTGATGTTCTTGAGCTGTTCGGTTGGATCTGGATCTGACCGACCGGTCTCGTTGGCTGCGTCTTTCGCTGCTGTTGCTTTTTTCCGAATGAATTGGAGTGCCTCGCGCAATTCGCTGTCGCTGGGCTGTGACACGCCAATCTTATACGTGAGATTCATAGTGCTAATCGTTACATATCGCAAGGCCACCCCTGTATCGAGATCACACGAAATGATCGAGGAATACGGAATATAACGCTCGTCGTCACCGAGAAACTGTGAGACGT
The sequence above is drawn from the Halocatena salina genome and encodes:
- a CDS encoding helix-turn-helix domain-containing protein, with translation MQDQFEIKIEEKLSELLAITDESNAEIANEVGVSSSSITQYRKGETRPSLEKLVALATALDVSLDYLVLGEDEEGDQMDPDPVVRYMDQSLQDVQVRTAQHTALVAHVGRRLSQMLDTEIEQYLEENPSRRLYAGIIADTELTSLERHSQTTRLMLQTLHYNLQDDCPKTPGSFFKTVANNLSQGREYQYLLADTPTTDWPSQIEQFRRLLIEQTNSEGIVRSNCSFRVTDSPLFTGCGMYDLAEDDLESEDPVLYDFLTEQDYLYADGRVGYVISPSLDVQGVTIMDNDHLTNAMQSFETLWEEADPI
- a CDS encoding phenylalanine--tRNA ligase beta subunit-related protein; translated protein: MDRIVVTEDVRQIGIKNPVGCLINGLDVRSEATKLDEHVTELERKIDTKSEEILSRKEVTSYHDVFEAVGHPGQEPAGEQLIRLIEEQGLNRHNNVVDAYNIASAERGMGLGMHDVTALSGDVYVHRASGGERILPIFHEKPVQATAGDVLHEVDGQILGILGPVDRDAGAYRVTEATEQALLLSLGNEETSEEDNRAVCRRAYDLICETCPDATLTFLDVVTQDAADADSVAASP
- a CDS encoding DUF5794 domain-containing protein, translating into MSTSRHPIALRLERHVGPGTRLLTTVLALPLVDGIFPALVIAGAVNTIPGILEVGLLVFGGSATLSVVLAEMDGTRREQVTSILLVGTGIIILAAVEAALAPTIKSLLVLKTFERFAALVILAIAAKTASATVGEYLPSPGVIIGLGLLASLDPGNAELMFTTDTMLIARSVAAAVVGVGFTLGVALAGNTLRKHVSLDYFRFGSAVALGVLSLSVLGVISDQIPLALAVLGVTALFSLDPNAEQEVIQPIKNDIDENTETPDGRGPDPGTGSKPDAETEPERPSEPDAPWI
- the aroA gene encoding 3-phosphoshikimate 1-carboxyvinyltransferase, yielding MDVTISRSSVSGRVRAPPSKSYTHRAILASGYADSATVRRPLMSADTRATMRAVEQYGGAVDVTDESVTITGFDGRPAVPTDVIDCGNSGTTTRLITATAALADGMTVITGDRSLRSRPQGPLLDAIDQLGGRAESTRSNGQAPLVIRGPINGDVVSIPGDVSSQYVTALLMAGAVTAEGITIDLETELKSAPYVTITQELLAAFGVDTDRTETGFSVPGGQAYRPEDGEYTVPGDFSSASYLLAAGAVAADGSFVVEGLVPSAQGDVAIVEILERMGTDINWDRTEGRISVSRSALSGVTVDVGDTPDLLPTVAVLGAAATGETQIVNCEHVRYKETDRVAAMASELEKLGVRVTEEHDALTIHGGDSTLRGARVAGYDDHRIIMALSIAGLFAEGETTIEGAEHVDVSFPDFFDVLDGVGVDVRR
- a CDS encoding VOC family protein, which produces MIGLTDATVILQPPDRRDVTDEHLPTARNVHHIGLTVPDLDEALAFFVDALGCEELYRKGPFGDPDGDSLERRLDVHPDATASLAMVRCGPTMNLELFEWDAPDQNETPTNNADVGAMHLALQVGDIDAAVSALADRPDVTVLDGPHTNEDGPTAGLTYVYCRVEWGLYLELLEAPESMPYTEATDGRLYGPAPAWTHRPERFE
- the ribB gene encoding 3,4-dihydroxy-2-butanone-4-phosphate synthase; its protein translation is MSKSEPDTHHAVEDVVNAFGRGEPVLIHDAADREGETDLVYPAGAVTPSAVARMRNDAGGLVCVALSDAVCETFGLPFAQDIIDHPVGTDPELEYDDRSSFSLTVNHRDTYTGITDADRSLTITQLAAATESPESFDFAHQFHAPGHVHLLRAAPELLSDRQGHTEFGVALAQAAGQPPAVVVCEMLDDDTGTERSPASARAYARHHDLVYVEGSDLIDRLT
- a CDS encoding CTP-dependent riboflavin kinase, which produces MAESTGVAAGADEREVLKLLALDGALAGRARVTCSELGDRLGVSTQTVSRRLQRLEDATLIERRIVSDGQVVETTEAGERVLRGEYADYRRLFEHGQEIELTGTVTGGMGEGSHYISLPGYMRQFESKLGYTPFAGTLNVELNEESVHTRAGVESIEPIRIEGWENDDRTYGPAFCWSASVEADGQMYESAHVIAPERTHHADDQLEVIAPDKLRDVLSIDDGDTLTTYVEK
- a CDS encoding RNA-binding protein; protein product: MEVKSRHHLRSDAIERIETNLADSLGVDIEGETFEHVEFTDSETELVLVNDDPLITYFGANGSEPFLTVRGANAYPPQRRVVTVDAGAVSFVSDGADVMRPGIADADTTIDAGDLVVITEQSHGKALAIGRSRVEGTELQGDSGKVVDSLHHVGDELYNVTL
- a CDS encoding ATP-grasp domain-containing protein, coding for MLRLAVTTNAQTYERIREPLAEREIAVDHVQADERVLDPSSTPFGSFDVGLVYPTRLPEGGVVDAFLGVPWVNDREAMLRSRHKAETIARLQQAGIPTPKTVAVSNPVDRSTLASVFDRFDPPIVIKPNSATRGAGVTTATDLDAFLGVVDYLDLLHEHRTTADKSFLVQEYLPEARDYRAMVIDGEYAGAVERRHPDQNRWKHNVHQGARAEGIELPEEYRHIAERTASALNIPYLGVDLLVSDGHPYVTETNARPTIDERSKYEPGFYDALATLIRKQ